One genomic segment of Methylomagnum ishizawai includes these proteins:
- a CDS encoding sigma factor-like helix-turn-helix DNA-binding protein has product MTIAVQRQNENCCKNSIQMRARRSREEDIDFDEALLLDAPGRLRNFDTPEELAMSDEMAGIIKTGFDSLPGELGEALALREMEGYSYDEIAAIMHCPVGTVRSRIFRARETMDKALLEYLYH; this is encoded by the coding sequence ATGACGATAGCTGTTCAGCGCCAAAATGAGAATTGCTGCAAGAATTCCATCCAGATGCGGGCCCGGCGCAGCAGGGAGGAGGATATCGATTTCGACGAGGCCCTCCTGCTCGACGCGCCCGGCCGGTTGCGCAATTTCGACACCCCGGAGGAATTGGCCATGAGCGATGAAATGGCGGGGATCATCAAGACGGGATTCGACAGTCTGCCCGGGGAACTGGGCGAGGCGTTGGCCCTCAGGGAAATGGAAGGCTATTCCTACGACGAGATCGCGGCGATCATGCACTGTCCGGTCGGAACGGTCCGGTCGCGGATTTTCCGGGCGCGCGAAACCATGGACAAGGCGCTGCTGGAGTACCTGTACCACTAA